A genomic stretch from Pararhizobium sp. IMCC21322 includes:
- a CDS encoding response regulator, producing MPEPQTLLIVEDDPFIAMDMETEFSDRGYRVVAVAQTVSAASAILEHSAPDFAILDYNLGDDTSVLIARKLNEADIPFVFVTGRPDAVASDEEAPDAPIYCKPVNFDEIEKTHLAN from the coding sequence ATGCCAGAACCACAAACATTACTGATTGTCGAGGATGATCCCTTCATTGCCATGGATATGGAAACTGAGTTTTCCGATCGTGGCTACAGGGTTGTGGCAGTGGCACAAACTGTTTCCGCCGCCAGCGCGATTCTGGAACACTCGGCGCCCGATTTCGCCATTCTTGACTACAACCTCGGCGATGATACGAGCGTTCTGATCGCGAGGAAGCTAAACGAGGCCGACATTCCGTTTGTATTTGTCACCGGTCGCCCGGATGCAGTCGCCAGCGATGAAGAGGCACCCGATGCACCGATCTACTGCAAGCCGGTTAATTTCGACGAGATTGAGAAAACGCATTTGGCAAACTAG